One part of the Salinivirga cyanobacteriivorans genome encodes these proteins:
- a CDS encoding ABC transporter ATP-binding protein, which translates to MQTVIETHDLTFNFKGKKKAVDELSLKVPEGSIYGFLGPNGAGKSTTIRMLSGLLFQAQGTIELFGKNLKKSRKAALKNSAFMIEEPTIYKHLTGKQNLELLCKAGGYKKSRIDEVLRWVNLFEDRNRKAGNYSMGMKQRLGIAGALLPDPELFILDEPTNGLDPQGMYEIRELIVELNREQGKTIFISSHLLGEIEKMCTHVGIIHHGKGIFEGTIDELATMTKTTKIFRIETTDAEKAIDTLKNKWKGKVVEKTIAEFQPDSKANQQEIIQTLIKANIPLSQAYEVKNNLEELFMQVTEK; encoded by the coding sequence ATGCAAACCGTAATTGAAACCCACGACCTGACCTTTAACTTTAAAGGGAAGAAAAAAGCAGTGGACGAGTTAAGCCTTAAGGTACCCGAAGGAAGTATTTATGGTTTCCTTGGACCCAACGGAGCTGGTAAATCAACGACCATCAGAATGCTTTCCGGCCTGTTATTTCAGGCGCAGGGCACCATTGAATTATTTGGGAAAAATTTAAAAAAATCAAGAAAGGCAGCGCTCAAAAACAGTGCTTTTATGATTGAAGAACCCACTATTTACAAACACCTTACAGGAAAACAAAACCTTGAGCTGCTTTGCAAAGCCGGAGGATACAAAAAATCAAGAATAGATGAGGTACTGAGATGGGTCAACCTTTTCGAGGATCGTAACCGCAAAGCCGGCAATTATTCAATGGGGATGAAGCAACGTTTGGGAATTGCCGGAGCACTCCTGCCCGACCCTGAACTGTTTATTCTGGATGAACCTACCAACGGACTCGATCCACAGGGAATGTACGAAATTCGAGAGCTGATAGTAGAGTTAAACCGTGAACAGGGGAAAACAATTTTTATATCGAGCCATTTGCTTGGCGAAATTGAAAAAATGTGCACGCATGTAGGTATTATACATCATGGGAAGGGCATATTTGAGGGTACGATTGATGAATTGGCTACTATGACAAAAACCACCAAAATATTCAGAATAGAAACAACAGATGCCGAAAAGGCTATCGATACCCTAAAAAATAAATGGAAGGGAAAAGTTGTAGAAAAAACAATTGCTGAGTTTCAACCTGATTCAAAAGCAAATCAACAAGAAATTATACAAACCCTCATTAAAGCGAATATTCCGTTATCACAGGCTTATGAAGTAAAAAACAACCTCGAAGAATTATTCATGCAAGTCACCGAAAAATAG